The genomic interval ATATTTAATTATTGTTTATTATAGATAGATAAGGAAATAATGATGAAAAAAATCTTAATTCTCCACACTGGTGGAACAATTTCGATGGCGGAAGATGAAAATGGTCATGTTTCCCCAAATGCAGTCAATCCAATGAATGCTGTGAGCATGCAGTTTGATGAAGTAAACTTAGTGACAGAGGATATTTTTAACTTACCTAGTCCACATGTCACTTTATCAGATATGTTGGTTTTGAAAAATCGAATCAAAACAGCTTTTATTGCTGAGGATTTTGATGGAGTGGTCATTACACATGGAACTGACACACTTGAAGAAACAGCTTTTTTCCTTGACACTACTCTTTCGCGTGGTAAACCAATTGTTTTAACTGGTGCCATGCGCTCAAGTAATGAATTAGGAACTGACGGAATTTATAATTTACTGATAGCTATTCGCGTCGCTGCTGACAGTAATTCAAGTGACCGTGGCGTACTTGTTGTTATGAATGACGAGATTCATTCTGCTCGTTATGTCACTAAAACACACACGACTAATGTTTCAACTTTTCAAACACCTACACATGGTCCTGTCGGTTTACTGACAAAAAATAAAATTATTTATTTCCATAAAGATAGTGAAAATCAACATTTAGATGTTGCAACTGTTCATGGAAAAGTGCCAATTGTCAAAGCATTTGCTGGGATGACTGGGGAAATTTTAGATTTACTCAATTTGGAACAACTAGACGGTCTTGTCATTGAAGCATTAGGTGCGGGAAATCTCCCACCTATTGCTAGTCAATCGCTTCAAAGATTACTAGATGCTAAGGTTCCTGTCGTTCTTGTTTCTCGTTGTTTTAACGGAATTGCTGAACCTGTCTATTCCTATCAAGGCGGTGGTTCACAACTTTATGAAGCAGGCGTGATGTTTGCTGATGAAGTCAATTCTCAAAAAGCGCGTATTAAAT from Lactococcus lactis carries:
- a CDS encoding asparaginase, whose protein sequence is MMKKILILHTGGTISMAEDENGHVSPNAVNPMNAVSMQFDEVNLVTEDIFNLPSPHVTLSDMLVLKNRIKTAFIAEDFDGVVITHGTDTLEETAFFLDTTLSRGKPIVLTGAMRSSNELGTDGIYNLLIAIRVAADSNSSDRGVLVVMNDEIHSARYVTKTHTTNVSTFQTPTHGPVGLLTKNKIIYFHKDSENQHLDVATVHGKVPIVKAFAGMTGEILDLLNLEQLDGLVIEALGAGNLPPIASQSLQRLLDAKVPVVLVSRCFNGIAEPVYSYQGGGSQLYEAGVMFADEVNSQKARIKLIIALNAGLKDLSELRPFLEN